The Paenibacillus spongiae nucleotide sequence CCTTGCGAGGCCGACTCCGATGCCAATTCTTCCGAAACGAAGGTGAACAAGAAGAGATGATTAAGCTCCTGCGTTTTTTAAAGCCTTACCGGACGCCCGTCGTTTTTGTGCTGCTGCTCGTCTTCCTTCAATCTCTCTCGGACCTCTACCTCCCTACGCTAATGGCCGATATCATCGATAAGGGAGTCACCCCCGGCGATCAATCTTACATCTGGAAAATAGGCGGCTTTATGTTGTTTATCGCAGCCGTTGGCGGCTTCTGTTCCATCGGCGCCAGTTATTTGTCCGCCAAGGCCGCGGGCGGCTTCGGCAAAGATTTGCGCAGCCGCGTATTCAGCCATGTCGAGCGCTTCTCCTTGAACGAATTCGACAAGATCGGCACAGCTTCGCTCATTACCCGGACGACCAATGACATTACACAGGTCCAGATGGTGCTGACGATGATGATGCGCGTCATGGTAATGGCTCCGCTAATGTGCTTCGGCGGCATTATTATGGCGCTCTCCAAGGACGTTAAGCTGTCGTTCATCATTATTGGCATTATTCCTATCCTTGCGGTAATCATTCTCGCGATTGTCAGCCGCAGCGTCCCGCTGTTCAAAGCGATGCAGGTCAAGATCGATAAACTGAACCTCGTGCTGCGGGAAAATTTGACCGGGATTCGCGTCATCCGCTCCTTCAATCGCACGGCCCATGAGCAGAAGCGGTTCAACGCCGCCAACCGGGATTTGACGGATACGGCGGTTGCCGTTAACCGGCTGATGGCCATCCTGATGCCGATCATGATGCTGGTCATCAACATCGCCAGCATCGCCATCGTCTGGTTCGGCGGGCTCCGTATCGATAGCGGCGATTTGATGGTCGGCGAGCTGATCGCGTTCATTCAATATGCTTGGCAAATCATGTTCTCCTTGATCTTCGCCTCCATGATGTTCGTCATGGTTCCCCGCGCTTCCGCATCGGCTATCCGCATCAACGAGGTGCTGAATATGATGCCGAATATTGAAGATCCGGCGGAAGCCTCCTCCTCCACGCAGCCCGCTTCAAGCACGGTGGAATTCGATAATGTCACCTTCTACTATCCAGGGGCCGAAATTCCGGCGCTCTCGAATATTTCGTTCACGGCAGGCCCTGGCGAGGTAACGGCGATCATTGGCGGTACCGGCTCCGGCAAGTCGACGATGATCAACCTCATCCCCCGGTTCTATGACGTCAGCGAAGGGCGCATCCGCATAGGCGGGTCTGATGTGCGCGGCCTCACACAAGAGAAGCTCCGTGAGCGAATCGGGCTTGTCCCGCAGAAAGCGCTGCTCTTCACCGGCACCATCGCCGATAATATTCGCTTCGGCAAGGAGGATGCGACGGAAGAGGAAATTCGCCATGCAGCCGAGATTGCCCAAGCGACCGATTTCGTGACGGCGATGCCGGATCAATTCGAGTCCGCCATCTCGCAGGGAGGGACGAACGTATCCGGCGGCCAGAAGCAGCGGCTCTCGATCGCCCGCGCGCTTGTCCGCAAGCCGGATATTTACTTGTTCGACGACAGCTTCTCGGCGCTAGATTTCAAGACCGATGCGAAGCTTCGCGAAGCGCTCCGCTCCGAGACGGATGATGCCACCGTGATCATCGTCGCCCAGCGGGTCAGCACGGTCATGGACGCCGACCGGATCATCGTCATCGACGACGGGCAGATTGCCGCGATCGGCACACATCGCGATCTGATGCAAACCTGCGAGATCTATCGTGAAATCGTGAAGTCGCAGCTTTCAGAGGAGGAGATCGCATGAGTGAGCAGCAGAAGCAAGGACCTCAAGGACCGAGCGGCGGCGCCGGCGGACCGGAGCGCAAACCGGGCGGCCCCTCTCCGGGAGGCTTCGGCTTCGGGCCCGGACGGGGCGGTCCGGGCGGAATGGGAATGCCTGTCCAGAAGGCGAAGAACTTCAAGGCAACGCTAAAGCGGCTTATCGGCTATCTGATGCCGCATCGGGGCGCGCTTCTCATCGTATTCGTTACGGCCGTGCTCGGCACCGTCTTCTCCATCCTCGGGCCCAAGATTATGGGCAAAGCGACGACCGAGCTGTACAGGAGCTTCGTCGAGCGAACTCCCATCGATTTCACATACATCTGGAACATCCTGATCATTCTCGCCGGTTTGTATGTGATCAGTTCGTTGTTCAGTTATATTCAGCAGTACGTCATGGCGGGGGTCGCTCAGAAAACGGTCTACGACCTGCGCAAGGACGTGAACGAGAAGCTCGCCCGTCTGCCGCTTAAATTCTATGACTCCCGCACGCACGGCGAGATTCTAAGCCGCGCAGTGAATGACGTCGATAATATAAGCAGCACCCTGCAGCAAAGCTTGACCCAGTTCATCACCGCCGTTATTACGCTGATCGGCGTCATCGTCATGATGCTGACCATCAGTCCGCTCTTGACGTTGATTACCGTCATAACGCTTCCGGTCAGCTTCCTGGCCATCGCCATGATCGCCAAGAAATCGCAAGCCTATTTCAAAGGCCAACAGGCGGCGCTAGGCGAGCTCAACGGCCATGTTGAAGAGATGTATACCGGCCACCCTGTGGTCAAGGCGTTCGGTCACGAAGATAAATCGATCCAGAAGTTCGACGTTGTGAATGAGCGGTTATACGAGTCGGGCTGGCGCGCCCAATTCGTCTCCGGCATGATCATGCCGATCATGGGCTTTATCGGCAACATCGGGTACGTGCTGGTCGCCGTCGCAGGCGGTATTCTCGTCCTGCGCAAATCGATCGAGATCGGCGATGTTCAGGCGTTTATCTCATACTCCCGCCAATTCACGATGCCGGTGACGCAAACGGCGCAAATCGCCAATATCATTCAATCGACCATCGCGTCGGCAGAGCGGGTATTCGAGCTGCTTGATGAGACGGAGGAGGTACCGGAAGCAGACAAAGACGCGAAGGTCATCGAACTGCCGAAGGGCCATGTCCGGTTCGAGCATGTCCATTTCGGCTATTCGGAGGAAGCCATGCTCATCGAGAACATGAACATTGATGTCAAAGCAGGTCAAACCATCGCCATTGTCGGACCGACCGGCGCGGGCAAGACAACGCTGATCAATCTGCTCATGCGCTTCTACGAGATCAACGACGGCCGCATTACGATCGACGGCGCCGATATTACCGAGATGAAGCGCGGCGACCTCCGCAGCCTGTTCGGCATGGTTCTCCAGGACACATGGCTGTTTAACGGAACTATCCACGAGAATATCGCGTACGGCCGCGCCGGTGCCACGGACGAAGAAGTCTTGCAGGCGGCGAAAGCCGCGTACGCGGACCACTTTATCCGCACATTGCCGGACGGCTATAACACGGTCCTCAACGAGGAAGCGTCCAACATCTCGCAAGGCCAGAAGCAGCTGCTGACCATCGCCAGAGCCATTCTGGCCGACCCGTCGATCCTCATCCTCGACGAAGCGACGAGCAGCGTCGATACGCGGACCGAGGTTCATATCCAGCAGGCGATGAACGAGCTGATGATGGGAAGAACGAGCTTCGTCATCGCGCACAGGCTGTCCACGATCCGGGATGCCGATCTCATCCTCGTGATGAACCACGGAACCGTGATCGAGCAAGGCTCGCATGAGCAGCTGCTCGCCCAAGGCGGCTTCTACGCCGATTTATACGAGAGCCAGTTCAGCGGTAGAAAGTCATCCCGGCATGTAATCTAACTGCATGTCGCATACCAATATCCGGTTAGCGGCAGAGGCTCTCATCAGCTCTGCCGTTCGGTATGCCGATGCCGCCGGGATCGATCACCGTGCACGAGCCTTATGAGCGGACTAACGCTATAAGTATCGGCAGATGCCGTCCATGGCCGCGAACGGAGTTTCTTCCCTTAGTAGTAGAGATTTATGCTTTCTTATATTAAAAACTCCCTTTTCGTTAACGCTCCAACATTTGGGCGATACTAATACCGGGAATATGCAGCGGGGGAGTGTGATCGTCTTGTTACAACGCGTAAATTGGGGACTGCTGGGCGCAATCGCCTTTTCGGTTTCCTTCTGGATGCTGGTCATCTTATTGGTGTCCAAGCTCTGATCGAATAAGGCCGGATGAAGAGAACACGATGGATGCCGTCTTAACGGCGAGAAGAACACAAGCCCGTGCAAGCAGCCCCGATCGGCCGCCCCGCACGGGCTTGCTTTCGTTTAGAATCGTATTAACCCCGTCGAATAGAGAAAGACAAGAACGACGAGAATCGGCGCTATATAGCGAAGCATGAACAGCCAGACCTTGAACCATCCTGCCGTGAGGCCGGCTTCCTCGGAGGCATTCTTCCAGAAGTAGCCGGCGAAGATCGTCACGATCAAGCCCCCGAGCGGCAGCATAATATTCGAGGTCACGAAGTCCACCCAATCGAATATCGATCTACCGCCGAAGCTCAGCCCCTTCACCGTTCCCCCGACCGACAAGGCGGAGGGCAGGCCCACGATAAAACAGACGATGCCCGTGATCCATACCGTCTTCGTCCGCCCCCATTTTACCCGCTCCAGCAAAAAGGAGACCGACACCTCCAGCAGCGATACAGCTGAAGTTAGTGCAGCAATCGCCAGCAGGATGAAGAACAGCCCGCCAAACCACGCGCCCAGCGGCATCGCCGAGAAGGCGACCGGCAGCACGACGAATGCGAGTCCGGGACCTTGCGCCGGCTCCAGCTGGAAAGCGAATGTCGTGGGGAATATGATCATCCCCGCCAGAAAGGCATACAGCAAATCGCCGATTCCCACGGCCATTGCAGCTCCGCTAAGCGATTGCCGCTTGTTCACGTACGCGCCATATGTAATCATGATCCCCATCCCGAGCGAAAGCGAGAAGAAAGCATGTCCGAGCGCGGCAAGCACCGCCTCCGGCGTCAACTTGCCGAAATCGGGATTCAGAAAGAAGCCGACCCCTTCCGCGGCGCCCTCCAGCGTTAGCGACCGCACGACCAGCGCGACCAGCAGGATGACAAGGCCGGGGATCAGAATTTTGTTGAACCGCTCGATCCCCGCCGAGATCCCCGCCGTGAGAACCAAGACTGTCAGGAGAAGAACAATCCCCTGCCAGAATATCGGCCAATAGCTGCCGATGAAGGTATCGAACCTGGCGCCGAAGTCCGTCGACGTGAACAGGTTCCCCGTGAAGGACAGCATCGCATAATGAAGCGTCCACCCGGCAACGACCGCGTAATAGGAGAAGATCAGAAACGACGCCAGAACGGATATGAAGCCAAGTCCTCCCCATGTCTTGTTGCCGCTCAGACGGGTGAACGAGGCTGCCGCGCTGCCGCGCCCGCCCCTGCCGATCGCCATCTCCGCCAGCATGATAGGCAGGCCGATAATAATCAAGCAAATGATGAAGACCATGAAAAATGCCGCTCCGCCGTATTTTCCCGTGATATACGGAAACTTCCACATGTTCCCAAGGCCTACCGAGCTCCCGATCGCAGCGAGAATAAATCCCGCACGCGAGAACTGCTCGCCAGCATTATTAGTGCCGTTGTCAGCTTGCTTGCCCATTGTTATCCCCCTCTCCAACTCTTGATGTCTTCGTGTAGTATTACCCATGGAAAGGAGTGTCAATGCGGCTCATGATAAGTTCGTTATTATTTTTGCTGCAAGCATGCGTGTAAGGAGTAGAGAATGATCCTTCAGGAACACCTCCAACATCATGGATCGGCCGCCGGGAAAAAAGAAGAAGAGAGCTTCCCCCCGCTCCAAGCGGCGATGCTCCCTTCCTGATCTCTTGCTCAAAAAGAATCCATCAAATAGGTCTGGCGATCCGGAATGACGCTCTCCAGTATTCCTGCCGCCTCGGCGGATCCGGTCAGCCTGCCGTAACGGTGCAGCGCCTGCGGCCGCTGATAACCCATCAGCATGGCCGTCAACGTTTGAATATCGCAGCCTGCATCGACTGTCTCGCCGGCTTCCAGCGCCGTTCCGGCAAGCGAGCCTTGCCCATCGGCCCCGATCGTCCACGTCCACACCCCTTCATTCCACGGGGCATGGGGATCGATGATTTGGAACTTCAGCAAGACCGGCTCCCCCGTCCCCCGGAACGCATACTGCTCCACGAAGGAAGCCGCGTCGACGATGCGCGCCATGAAGAACGGGACGATCTCCTGACTGATCCGCGGTTCCGGCAGCAGGTAAGGAAGCTCGTCGTTCGCCGGCGCACTCAAGATGATCTTCTCGAGCATGGAATCATGATTCGCCAGGAACGTCCAGAGACCTTGCCTTGCCGTTTCGTCCAGATAAACCATCTCATGGATGTGCAGCACCCGATTCTCGATGTTGTAGAGAAGGTACCCTCCCGCTTCGCCATCCGGCCGGTAATATACGGCTGCTTTGCCCGACTTGCGCCTGATTACGGAATTCGTCCACCAATCGCGGTCTCGTACCATTGTACCGTTGTATCGCGAGGCATAGGCTTCATAAACGGGTTCCAGCAGCGCGCTATCCGGCGTAATACGCTTTACATGCCCTTCCGTGGCAGTGCGTGGGGGGAATTGCGACGGCAGGACCGAATATCTCTTCAGATCCGTATAGAGCTCCCATCCGTATTTGCGATAGAATCCAAACGAGAATGGAGCAAGGCAGGACACGACTTGGCCCTTCTCCTTCATCTCGACGAGCGAATGGGAGAGCAGCTTTGCCACATGTCCCTTACGCCTTTGTTCCGGAAAAGTCGCCACTCCCGCAATCCCGCCCATGGCCATCGGACGCCCTTGAATATAGAGCTGAAATGGAATGAGCGTGTACATCGCCTGAAGCTGGCCGTCTTCAAACGCACCCCATTCGCCCACAGGCTTATATTGATTCCGCTGTTCATCCAGCTGTTCCTTTGAAAGAGAATATTGAAACGCATACATGGACAGCTCGGTCCGCATATCGAAATCATCCTTGTTCATGACCCGGATTTCCATCATACCACCCCGTTCTTGTAAATTCGCCCGCACCCCCTGGACTATAATCTCTTCCATTCCAAGGCGTGAAACTCCTGTTTCCCTTCAAAAATAATCGCAGTACCGGATTACCGGGGTACGCACGTCCAAATAACGGATTCTGTGCCCGCAGCACTTCATATATCTGCTTCGTAATGTATCGGATGCTCGGCAGGCTATCGATCCAACCAGGCTCAGGCATCGGCACGGCTCTTGCGTCACGCAAGAAAGACCGCAGGAAATCCTGCGGCCTTCAGTGGCATCATCGTTATGACACCGGCTTACACATCCAAGCCTTGATTCTTGCAGTACACAATCATCGCCTCGCGCAGAAACGCCGCGTAGCCCGGTTTGTTCTTGTCGATGTTGGCCGTGAACCGCGGATCGTCCACATACAAATCGGCCAGTCCCCGAAAAATGTCCAGCGTGCAGTCATAATAATACCGGGTAATATGCGCGCGCAGCTCGCCCACACCTTCCTGCACTTGAGGATCGGACGGCCCGCGGTCCATCGCGGCGATAATCTTGGCATTGCTGGCCTCGTTCTCCGCGTGAATGCTAGCCCAATCCTCCTTGGTGTATTTATTCGTCCGCCGTTCCGCAGCTTCATAGGCTTCGCCGTATTTTTGCCGCGCTTCAGCGGCATACTTCGTTTTGTGTTCTTCAATTTCCTTCATATCGAATCCGTTAAACATTTCGTCTCGGCTCATAGACAGCCCTCCATCCAGGGATTGTATCGTTTGATTCACGGTATCGATGATTTCCTCAAGCCGCCGCTTCTTCTGCTCCAGCAGCTCTTTATGCGCCGTCAAGGCATGCTTGCGGTCGAATCCCGGGCTGTCCAGCACCCGCTTGATCTCCTCGAGGGAAAAACCGATCTCTTTGAAGAAAAGCACCTGCTGCAGCCGCTCCAGGTTGCGTGCTGAATACAACCGATGTCCACCCGTCGTCACGGATTCGGGAACGACCAGCCCGATCTCGTCATAATGGTGCAGCGTCCGGACGCTAACACCAGCGGACTCCGCCACTTCCTTCACCTTGTGCGTCACATCATCACCTCCGTATCTGTATCTTAATTCATCACGTAACGTGAGGTTCAAGAGGTATTTTTTAAATTCTTTTCATATTACCGTATGGCACTCATCCATTGCCAGACATCTGTCTCCTTACTGAGATAAGATTTGAAATGCTCTGCTGCATGACGTGAAGAAATCCCCGCCTGCATGCTGCAGCGGAGGCTCCTCTTGCGTAGTCGCACGCCGCTCATTAGAAGTTGTACGCCGTTCAACATTTTAGTTGTAATCATGCAAAAAATACGACTTCACGACAACTCGAATTTTGTTATAACTCACCGCTGTCCATCTCTATAGTGTTCTATTGCCAGCCATACATATTGTTGATACACAAATAAACATCACTAATCCGGTCGATTCAAGGAGAAGTTCCCCGCATTCGGCGCGACTAGTGATGTTCATGTTGGTTCCATTCATTTTAGTTGTTATTTTGCATTAGACTATTTCATAGACTGCCTTGATATTCCTCGCCATGGCCATTCAGTGCCGCCTTCTCACTTGAAAGCCATAGCCGCCTTAACCGCCTTCTTCCAGCCGCCGTACAGCTCGGAACGCTTCTCTTCCGCCATGGAAGGGGAATACGTGCGCCCGGACTTCCATTTCGCAAGCAGCTCCTCGCGGTCCTTCCAGAAACCGACGGCAAGACCCGCCATGTAAGCCGAACCGAGCGCCGTGATTTCACGGATTTCCTGACGTTCTACATCCACCCCAAGCAGATCGCTCTGGAACTGCATGAGCAGCGCATTGTCCACCGCTCCGCCATCAACGCGAAGACCGGTCAAGGTCAACCCGGAGTCCTCCTCCATGGCAACCAGCACGTCCTTGCTCTGATACGCGAGCGACTCCAGCGTAGCCAGGATGAGATGCTCTTTGCTCGTGCCGCGCGTCAGCCCGAAGATCGCTCCTCTTACATCGCTGTCCCAGTACGGCGTGCCCAGACCGACGAAGGCAGGCACAACGTAAACCCCTTCCGTCGAGTCGACCTTGCGGGCATACGCTTCCGCATCGGCAGCCGTCTTGATCATCCGAAGGCCGTCGCGAAGCCACTGCACCGCGGACCCCGCCACGAACACGCTTCCTTCAAGCGCGTACTCCACTCGCCCGCCGATCCCCCATGCGATTGTCGTCAGCAGGCCATGCTTGGAGGCAATCGCCTGATCGCCCGTATTCATCAGCATGAAGCAGCCGGTCCCGTACGTATTCTTGGCCATCCCCTTCTCGAAGCAAGCCTGCCCGAACAAGGCCGCCTGCTGGTCGCCGATTACCCCCGCAATAGGTACGCTCTTCCCGAAGAAATGATGCTCCACCGTATTGGCGTACACTTCCGAGGAAGACCGGACCTCCGGCAGCATGCAGGCCGGAATGCCGAGAATCCGCAGCAGCTCTTCATCCCAGCGCAGCTCGTGAATATTATACATCAGCGTCCGCGAAGCATTCGAATAGTCGGTTACATGCGCCTTGCCGCCGCTCAATTTCCAGACGAGCCACGAATCGATCGTGCCGAACAGAAGCTCTCCGCTTGCCGCCTTCTCATGCGCCCCTTCGACATGATCGAGGATCCACTTCACCTTCGTTCCGGAGAAATAGGGATCAATGAGCAGCCCCGTCCGCTCCCGGAACAGCTCGCTATGTCCGTCCCGCTGCAGCTGCTCGCAATATTCCGCTGTCTGCCGGGATTGCCAGACGACCGCGTTGTGGATGGGACGGCCTGTATGGCGATCCCACACGACGGCTGTTTCCCGCTGATTCGTAATTCCGATTCCGGCGATCTGCTCCGGTCGAATATCGGCCTCCGTCAAGGCAGCAGCCATGACGCCAAACACCGAGACCCATATTTCGTTCGCATTATGCTCTACCCAGCCTGGCTTTGGAAAGTGCTGCGTAATTTCCTGCTGGGCGATTCCCGCAACGCTGCCGTCGCGATCGAACAAGACCGCTCTCGTGCTCGTCGTGCCCTGATCGATCGACAAGATATACCTGGCATCCATCTGCATCCCTCTTTCTGTTATCGTCGGATTTGTTTATGGGGTTGGCGTCATCGCTTCCTGAAGCTGCCGGTCCAGCTCCGCCTTGTAACGGTCCCGCTGTTCCTGCGTATAGCCCAGACAGTCCGTCATCGCCTGAATAACGGCATCCTCCCATTTCTTTACCCATGCGATGTCGAAGAACAGCGCTCCGGTGCGCCGGATGAAGAAGTCCGAAGGCGTGGCCGTCATCTCACAGTCCATGCTGTACCTTAGAGACGCGCAAACCTCCAGAGGCATGTTATACCGCGCTGCGTCGGCAGCTACAGCCGGCAGCAGGCTGTACACCTGATCCACGTTCGAACCGTACCGGCGCGTCAAGCGCTCCGCAGCGTCCCGCGGCAGACCCAGACGAACGCCTTCCCCCGTCTTCGTCATCACATAGGAGGGGAAGCCTGCCGAACCGCCCATATCCCCGCCGGATAGCGGCAGCGTCTTGGTGGAGCATCCGGCGAATCCTTCGCGCCCGCTCTTCCCCAGTTCCGATGCGAGCAGATCGGTCACCGTCTCCGCCATCTTCCGGTAGCCGGTAAGCTTGCCGCCCGCAATCGTAATCAGCCCGGAATCGGAGCGGAAAATCTCGTCCCGGCGCGAAACCTCCGACGGCGATTTGCCCTCCTGATAAATAAGCGGCCGCAGACCTGCCCAGCTGGATTCGATATCCGCCTGGCTTAGATTGAGCTTCGGAAACATGGCCCGCGAAGCCTGCAGGACATAGTCCAAATCGGCTTGGGTCGTCGTAGGATGCGCCGTGTCCCCTGTATAATCCGTATCCGTCGTGCCGACATACGTCTTGCCGTCGCGGGGGATCGCAAACATCATCCGGCCGTCCGGCGTATCGAAATAAATCGCCTGATGCAGCGGGAACCGCTCCCCATTGAACACCAGATGCACGCCTTTCGTCAGCCTCAGCGTCTTGCCCTTCTTCGATTTGTCCTGCTCGCGAAGCGTGTCGACCCAAGGTCCGGTAGCATTCACGACCTGCCGGGCGCGCACCGTATAGGTGCCCCCGCCAATCCGGTCGGTCACTTGGACGCCGGTCAGCTTGCCGTTCTCATAAAGCAGCTTCTCCGCTTTGGCATAGTTAACGGCGTCGGCCCCGGCTTCCACCGCTTTCTTGAGCACCTCGATCGTCAAGCGCGCATCGTCGGTGCGGTATTCGACGTAATAGCCGCCGCCCTTCAAGCCCTCTTCCTTCAGCAGCGGTTCCTTGCGCAGCGTCTCCTCCCGGCTGAGCATCTTCCGGCGTTCTTCGCGCTTCACGCCCGCCAGAAAATCATAGACCTTCAAGCCGATCGATGTCGTGAACGCGCCGAACGTGCCGCCATTATAGAACGGAAGCAGCATCCATTCGGGTGTCGTGATGTGCGGGCCATTCTCATATACGACGGCACGCTCTTTCCCGACTTCGGCGACAACCTTGATTTCAAGCTGCTTCAAATACCGCAATCCGCCATGGACGAGCTTCGTGGAACGGCTGGACGTGCCGGCCGCAAAGTCCTGCATTTCTATAAGCGCCGTCTTCATGCCCCTGGTCCGGGCATCAAGCGCAATACCCGCTCCTGTTATGCCTCCTCCAATAATCAATACATCATAAATCTCATCCTGTAAGCCGTTCAACAGCTCATGCCGCCCAGCAGCTGAAAATGTTCGTTCCATCCTGTAGTGCCTCCCTTGGTGGTTACGAGTCAGAATACAAAAAAAGAAACCACATTCATCCCTGCATGCATACATGCAGGGCAAATGTGGTTTCTCCGGGTTCTCCAACCGTGTATTAACTTACTGCCATCATACCACTTACAAGCGAGGAAATAAAGCCTTCTCTTCCGCGTAGCAGCGGGAGGCCGATGTAAAGGAGCCGTCTTAAGCAAGACCTTCAAAGTGCTTCCACAGCTCCTTGTCGGATGTCGTCACCGCACTCGCCCCGGCAGCCAAAGCCTGCTCCACATCTCGAACCGAACGGATCAGACCGCCGGCGAAGATCGGAATGCCCGTCCGGTCGTTGACCTCCGTAATGATGCTCGGAATGACGCCGGGGAGCACTTCGATATAGTCCGGCATCGTCCGCTCCAGCAGCGAATAACCCTTCTCCAGCGCGCCCGTATCCAGCAGAAAGAGGCGTTGAATGGCGAGCAGCCGGTTTTGCTTCGTTTTCATAATGACGCCCGACTTGGTCGATATGATGCCGCTTGGCTTAACGACCTGGCACAGATACTCCGCCGCGTATTCGTCGTTCTTCAAGCCTTCGATAAGATCGGCATGAATCAGCGCTTTTTTCCCGTTCGCCCTTGCCATCTCCACAACATGCTGAACTTGGCTGATGTGGCTGTCGAGCAGGACGATATACTCATAGCTCATGCCGAGCAGCTTCTCCAGATCCTTGATCCTGCGGACGGCAGGCAGTATGAGCTGGCGATGAAAGGCCATCGTTTACAACCCCGCTTTCCTTAACGGCAAAATGATGAAAAGAGCGGCTAAGCCGCATTAATCCCGTTCGTAAATCGACCCGCTGCGGCTGGCGAACAGCTCGCCGTATACCTTCTCCGCATAAGTATCCGTCATACCCGAGACATAATCGGCAACCAGCCTCGGCCACGGCCAGCTCTGCCGCTGACGCTCATAGCTCTCTATCCAATCCGGCGGAATGATGAGACGTCCGGTCGTCTCCTCCTTGAAGCTCTCCCACAGCCGCTGGAGCATGATTTCAC carries:
- a CDS encoding glycerol-3-phosphate dehydrogenase/oxidase, which translates into the protein MERTFSAAGRHELLNGLQDEIYDVLIIGGGITGAGIALDARTRGMKTALIEMQDFAAGTSSRSTKLVHGGLRYLKQLEIKVVAEVGKERAVVYENGPHITTPEWMLLPFYNGGTFGAFTTSIGLKVYDFLAGVKREERRKMLSREETLRKEPLLKEEGLKGGGYYVEYRTDDARLTIEVLKKAVEAGADAVNYAKAEKLLYENGKLTGVQVTDRIGGGTYTVRARQVVNATGPWVDTLREQDKSKKGKTLRLTKGVHLVFNGERFPLHQAIYFDTPDGRMMFAIPRDGKTYVGTTDTDYTGDTAHPTTTQADLDYVLQASRAMFPKLNLSQADIESSWAGLRPLIYQEGKSPSEVSRRDEIFRSDSGLITIAGGKLTGYRKMAETVTDLLASELGKSGREGFAGCSTKTLPLSGGDMGGSAGFPSYVMTKTGEGVRLGLPRDAAERLTRRYGSNVDQVYSLLPAVAADAARYNMPLEVCASLRYSMDCEMTATPSDFFIRRTGALFFDIAWVKKWEDAVIQAMTDCLGYTQEQRDRYKAELDRQLQEAMTPTP
- a CDS encoding glycerol-3-phosphate responsive antiterminator, which encodes MAFHRQLILPAVRRIKDLEKLLGMSYEYIVLLDSHISQVQHVVEMARANGKKALIHADLIEGLKNDEYAAEYLCQVVKPSGIISTKSGVIMKTKQNRLLAIQRLFLLDTGALEKGYSLLERTMPDYIEVLPGVIPSIITEVNDRTGIPIFAGGLIRSVRDVEQALAAGASAVTTSDKELWKHFEGLA